One Chitinophaga sp. H8 DNA window includes the following coding sequences:
- a CDS encoding glycoside hydrolase family 2 TIM barrel-domain containing protein, producing the protein MHQPVYYRHTTTVISTVILIGMICLASCRSAPAPAQQGKVFIKKTDNKYTLYRNGAPYIIKGAAGSEHLQQLQEAGGNTIRTWDTLNLGHILDDAQAHGIAVIAGFPMPVSNIEAYYEDETKVAAQYAAFQQIVLKYKSHPALLMWCLGNELDFPYKLRFNAFYTVYNRLLKMIHTADPDHPVTTALTNFERRSIYNIRLKVRGLDLISFNTFGMLRTLQADLDKFSWFWDGPFLLTEWGINGPWEATYTAWGAPVENTSTKNASHYMQLYQENMPVNNPRFLGACIFYWGQKQEGTPTWFSLFDRNGAASETVNVMQYLWTGQWPLHKPPSLKYMLVDGKGGQDNVMLLPNQEQSATLVFQDSARSTYRVHWEIQEEDWYTQHRYEVTGQPPAVFDSLLINCNTYGATFRTPAKEGPYRIFATVFDKNGYFASTNTPFYVVGQ; encoded by the coding sequence ATGCACCAGCCCGTATATTACAGGCATACAACCACCGTTATCAGTACGGTTATTTTAATAGGGATGATTTGTCTTGCCAGTTGCCGGTCAGCTCCGGCGCCTGCGCAGCAAGGGAAAGTATTTATAAAAAAGACCGATAACAAGTATACCCTCTACCGGAATGGGGCGCCTTATATCATCAAAGGCGCCGCAGGATCTGAACACCTGCAGCAGTTGCAGGAAGCGGGAGGTAATACGATCCGCACCTGGGACACTTTAAACCTGGGGCATATCCTGGACGATGCACAGGCGCATGGTATTGCGGTGATAGCAGGGTTTCCGATGCCGGTGAGCAATATTGAAGCCTATTATGAAGATGAGACCAAGGTAGCGGCACAATATGCGGCCTTTCAACAAATCGTGCTCAAATACAAATCCCACCCGGCATTGTTAATGTGGTGTCTGGGTAATGAGCTGGACTTTCCCTACAAGCTCCGTTTTAATGCGTTTTACACGGTATACAACCGGTTGCTGAAGATGATCCATACAGCAGATCCCGACCATCCGGTAACGACAGCGCTGACTAATTTCGAGCGAAGATCTATTTATAATATCCGCCTGAAAGTACGGGGACTGGACCTCATTTCCTTTAATACATTTGGCATGCTGCGTACGTTGCAGGCCGACCTTGATAAATTTTCCTGGTTCTGGGATGGTCCTTTCCTGCTTACCGAATGGGGCATCAACGGTCCCTGGGAAGCAACGTACACGGCATGGGGCGCACCTGTTGAGAACACCAGCACCAAAAACGCTTCCCATTACATGCAGCTTTACCAGGAAAATATGCCGGTCAATAATCCCCGGTTTCTGGGCGCCTGTATCTTTTACTGGGGACAGAAACAGGAAGGCACCCCTACCTGGTTCAGCTTGTTTGACAGGAATGGTGCCGCTTCGGAAACAGTAAATGTGATGCAGTATCTGTGGACCGGGCAATGGCCTTTACACAAACCTCCGTCCCTAAAGTACATGCTGGTAGATGGTAAGGGCGGACAGGACAATGTGATGCTGCTCCCCAACCAGGAGCAAAGTGCCACACTGGTATTCCAGGATAGTGCCCGCAGTACCTACCGGGTACATTGGGAAATACAGGAAGAAGACTGGTATACCCAGCACAGGTATGAAGTAACAGGACAACCACCGGCGGTATTCGACAGTTTGCTGATCAACTGTAATACATATGGGGCCACTTTCCGTACACCGGCAAAGGAAGGCCCTTACCGGATATTTGCAACAGTATTCGATAAAAACGGATATTTTGCTTCAACGAATACACCTTTTTACGTAGTGGGCCAATGA
- a CDS encoding glycosyltransferase family 2 protein, translated as MMKPLDPVSPPSRWELLTLRLMILLGVCSMGYLLYCLFLRTQIGYAPFYWVLMFAITFNCLRILHEWYHYFSISIPKAPPEQHPFTVDILTTFCPGEPYEMIVNTLTAIQRIRYPHTTYLCDEANDPYLISVCEQLGVRHVTRNNRKDAKAGNINNALQYATGELCVVLDPDHVPAPDFLDPIVAYFNNPKVGFVQIVQAYSNLGDGLIAKGAAQQTFQFYGPIMMTMNSYGTVLAIGANCTFRRAALDSIGGHAAGLSEDMHTAMQLHAKGWTSVYVPAVMARGLVPSTMSAYYSQQLKWARGTFELLVTTYPKLFKHFTWRQRLHYGTIPFHYFSGVIFLINFLIPILSLSLGLIPFRVDLVNFALLGLPMLTATVLIRHFVQRWVMEEEERGFHVVGGLLLIGTWWIYILGLVYTIIRKKVPYIPTPKDDNTPDSWTLGLPNIIMVMATIGAIIYGLWYDWNPYAWVMAGIAGVNCFILLFNIVVSYRKSLRRIQERSGIVQALLKYPLILKRQFWVFRHLHIYAGIRKLGLPLLLMMVFITWYFLGTNAEMPTVFTQKPVKGEQVFYTGIYSPGTTDGIPSMEEIKSYQQQHHTHFNIISLYIPWGDEQRCQVPDSLVQDIYRNGSFPMITWEPWAALFKNTAGNKALEQEQKIFAHISAGFFDHYLQQFSDQVKALRRPVYLRFAHEADNPAYPWSATGHNTPEEFKAAWQYVYNYFLRNGVSNVIWVWNPWSAEAVASYFPGKSYVDWIGITGLNYGPQRADSQWRAFSTLYAPFRKQPALRSGIPVMIAEMGSLTMAGRQEQWLEDALRDINGYKEIHAFVLFNSDQDQNILRPVANNVLDWKVQSPQALFDAQQKYTRIRNGGSTAPPPYPAVLTTAARHTPALPLALPGDTLRGLNYHKAEDWYRNLHSLTRLEITDDFKGMKKLGVNTIRRFGPGVYDRNILTVAKEQDMRINYGFWVPEIKDMQADKKMLAKLENTILHRVSALKDQRQITAWNIGNTNWQQLGNKYFKPALFYQQQAYLSWLEQLLTKMKAIDSSRPITVEVYLTDNIAPTLQWLHTAVPQADAFGIITGTDSTGLSQLDSIRVPYYISQIPVEHYITRLPPHLPVFITTWQDLQTRDFVTFDGLSDQWDRFKPAYFQLGSYWHTLPPQPLLPEIRILRPAKPTFAHSQLTYHALIYQQQGWQLADSVAHQLKFEWHLIKTDNYGNDMFLKSIGTGPSITIDIPENANQYRLYLEAVNGNQVRGTQTPLNTPLFHSLTKEKTTIP; from the coding sequence ATGATGAAGCCATTAGATCCGGTATCTCCCCCCTCGCGGTGGGAACTGCTTACCCTGCGATTGATGATCCTGCTGGGCGTGTGCAGTATGGGTTATTTACTATATTGTCTGTTCCTGCGGACACAGATCGGCTATGCCCCCTTTTACTGGGTGCTGATGTTTGCCATCACCTTCAACTGCCTCCGCATACTGCATGAATGGTATCACTACTTTTCCATTTCCATTCCCAAAGCTCCTCCCGAACAACACCCTTTCACCGTAGACATCCTGACTACTTTTTGCCCCGGGGAGCCTTATGAAATGATTGTAAATACCCTGACGGCCATACAGCGGATCAGGTATCCACATACTACTTACCTCTGTGATGAAGCCAATGACCCTTACCTGATAAGTGTGTGCGAGCAGCTGGGCGTGCGTCATGTAACCCGCAACAACCGCAAAGATGCCAAAGCCGGTAATATCAATAATGCGCTGCAATATGCCACCGGGGAGCTATGTGTGGTGCTGGATCCCGATCATGTACCTGCACCTGATTTTCTGGACCCCATAGTGGCTTATTTCAACAACCCGAAAGTAGGGTTTGTACAGATCGTGCAGGCTTACAGTAATCTGGGAGACGGGCTGATCGCCAAGGGTGCCGCCCAGCAAACCTTCCAGTTTTACGGGCCTATCATGATGACGATGAACAGCTATGGTACCGTGCTGGCCATCGGTGCCAACTGCACCTTCCGGAGGGCGGCGCTGGATAGTATCGGTGGTCATGCTGCCGGACTATCAGAAGATATGCACACCGCCATGCAGCTGCACGCCAAAGGATGGACCTCTGTATATGTGCCTGCCGTAATGGCCAGAGGACTGGTGCCTTCCACCATGTCGGCTTATTACTCCCAGCAGCTGAAATGGGCCCGTGGTACTTTTGAACTACTGGTTACCACCTACCCCAAGTTATTTAAACATTTTACCTGGCGGCAACGATTGCATTACGGAACGATCCCCTTCCATTACTTTTCCGGGGTGATCTTCCTGATCAACTTCCTCATCCCCATCCTTTCCCTTTCACTGGGATTGATCCCCTTCCGGGTAGACCTGGTCAACTTTGCCCTGCTGGGATTGCCCATGCTGACGGCTACAGTGCTGATCCGCCATTTTGTACAACGATGGGTAATGGAAGAAGAAGAAAGGGGATTTCATGTGGTGGGTGGCCTGCTATTGATCGGCACCTGGTGGATCTATATCCTGGGATTGGTATACACGATCATCCGTAAGAAAGTACCTTATATCCCAACACCTAAAGATGATAATACCCCCGACAGCTGGACGCTGGGCCTTCCCAATATCATCATGGTGATGGCTACCATCGGTGCCATCATCTATGGTTTATGGTACGACTGGAACCCGTATGCCTGGGTGATGGCCGGGATAGCGGGTGTTAACTGCTTTATCCTGTTGTTCAATATTGTGGTGAGCTACCGGAAGAGCCTCCGGCGCATACAGGAACGCTCCGGCATCGTACAGGCATTACTTAAATATCCGTTGATACTGAAAAGGCAGTTCTGGGTTTTCAGGCACCTGCATATCTATGCCGGCATTCGCAAGCTGGGGCTTCCCCTCCTGCTCATGATGGTGTTTATCACCTGGTATTTCCTGGGCACCAATGCTGAAATGCCTACTGTATTTACACAAAAACCCGTGAAAGGAGAACAGGTGTTTTATACCGGAATTTACAGTCCCGGTACCACAGACGGCATTCCTTCCATGGAAGAGATAAAAAGTTATCAGCAGCAACATCACACCCATTTCAATATTATCTCCCTGTATATTCCCTGGGGAGATGAACAGAGATGCCAGGTACCGGATTCACTGGTGCAGGACATCTACCGGAACGGATCATTCCCTATGATCACCTGGGAGCCATGGGCGGCGCTGTTTAAAAATACGGCAGGCAATAAAGCACTGGAACAGGAACAAAAGATCTTTGCACATATCAGTGCCGGTTTTTTTGATCATTACCTGCAACAGTTTTCCGACCAGGTAAAAGCGCTACGCCGGCCGGTATACCTCCGTTTTGCCCATGAAGCTGATAATCCAGCCTATCCCTGGTCGGCCACAGGGCATAATACCCCGGAAGAATTTAAGGCGGCCTGGCAATATGTATACAATTATTTCCTGCGCAATGGTGTGAGCAACGTTATCTGGGTATGGAACCCGTGGAGTGCGGAAGCCGTGGCCAGCTATTTCCCCGGCAAAAGTTATGTGGACTGGATAGGTATTACCGGCCTTAATTACGGCCCACAAAGGGCAGACAGCCAATGGCGCGCTTTCAGTACCTTGTATGCTCCTTTCCGGAAACAGCCAGCATTACGTTCAGGGATTCCTGTGATGATCGCAGAAATGGGATCACTGACCATGGCAGGGCGGCAGGAACAATGGCTGGAAGATGCTCTCCGGGATATCAATGGCTACAAGGAAATACATGCTTTTGTATTGTTCAACAGCGACCAGGACCAGAACATCCTCCGGCCGGTGGCCAACAATGTGCTGGACTGGAAAGTGCAGTCACCACAGGCGTTATTTGATGCGCAACAAAAATATACCCGCATCCGTAACGGTGGCAGTACAGCACCACCTCCCTATCCTGCTGTCCTTACTACCGCAGCCAGACATACCCCCGCACTTCCCCTCGCCTTACCTGGCGATACGTTAAGGGGGCTCAACTATCATAAAGCAGAAGACTGGTACCGGAACCTCCACTCCCTGACCCGCCTGGAAATCACAGATGATTTTAAAGGCATGAAAAAATTAGGCGTGAATACCATACGCCGTTTCGGGCCTGGGGTATACGACCGTAACATCCTCACCGTAGCCAAAGAACAGGATATGCGGATCAACTATGGTTTCTGGGTACCGGAAATAAAAGATATGCAGGCGGATAAAAAAATGCTGGCCAAACTGGAAAATACCATCCTGCACCGGGTGTCGGCATTAAAAGATCAGCGGCAGATAACCGCCTGGAATATCGGGAATACCAACTGGCAGCAACTGGGCAACAAATACTTTAAACCGGCCCTGTTCTATCAGCAACAGGCCTACCTGAGCTGGCTGGAACAGCTGCTCACCAAAATGAAGGCGATAGATTCCTCCCGCCCCATCACCGTTGAAGTATACCTGACAGATAATATCGCACCTACCCTGCAATGGCTGCACACCGCAGTGCCGCAGGCAGATGCCTTTGGCATTATAACAGGTACAGACTCTACGGGATTATCACAGCTAGACAGTATCCGGGTGCCTTACTATATCAGTCAGATCCCGGTAGAACATTATATCACCCGGCTCCCTCCCCACCTGCCTGTATTCATCACTACCTGGCAGGACCTGCAAACCAGGGATTTTGTCACCTTTGACGGCCTGTCTGATCAGTGGGACCGGTTCAAACCTGCTTACTTCCAGCTGGGCAGTTATTGGCATACCCTCCCTCCGCAGCCACTGCTGCCGGAGATCCGGATATTACGCCCGGCCAAACCTACTTTTGCCCACAGCCAGCTTACCTACCATGCCCTTATTTACCAGCAACAGGGCTGGCAACTGGCAGACTCTGTTGCCCATCAGCTAAAGTTTGAATGGCATCTGATCAAAACGGACAACTATGGTAATGACATGTTCCTGAAAAGCATTGGCACAGGTCCTTCCATTACAATAGACATTCCCGAAAATGCCAATCAATACCGGCTGTACCTGGAGGCGGTAAACGGCAACCAGGTAAGAGGTACACAAACCCCTTTGAACACGCCCTTGTTTCATTCACTTACGAAAGAGAAAACCACTATTCCATAA
- a CDS encoding glycosyl hydrolase family 28-related protein: MQNLSDASYVNILSFGAVGDDSTDCTTAIATALDTIGQSDGGVIYFPPGIYIVSESIKILFDNIKLVGDDKHTTIIKYTYQQVIRDANYVSEKNNSLFVTADNGYINNFSIVNISLQYAGDYDIKNPDAYYSHGYGAICGIFIKRVNNLLLDNIQVSGFNRSGLLFDEINMPPNYGDSTNVKITGSIFRDCHYANVEVRNVDGFLFNNNFVYNAGSNLPENMLGVTGYGLTFETYNLNYSRNIVITNNKFYRNSRKGVDSHGADNIIVDANIFSENGSVDIGLYIKTGSVVISNNILEKHGIIPIISGKPTTLFAAIELSHNSDTVTDSSVSYNIKVANNIIKDIDVKSGLPFNAIVCFADVKKLHLNLTNNTIAAKNLDRVVQIKKSTPDTGDNYENTLLIDGNIITVEEYCRIAGFEIQGIEKATILNNAVHINKQGVRLDGQTSPGNNPFLFLDINSNGVKQLIFNANNVKGNSWNGQPFATVPDAVFVPVTDLSNGTTLVKDQKMIIDTNWLNTDKRAVITSTESYGLTGNAYQNNVFRVLNPPTGTIRYTAAAVPGAIAIRLPNPILNAGLTDDKFIQIQFSVFNNSGDANYANNGMTVKVSGRLFKNTGTDPDWRSPQVAIVDQSRDFIKRTIRFAYDTNGYPYILLGNDTDSWNAPFISIDSVSLTLGTEQAAIYKTGYVVTILSNTTALLIKRTVEVMPNQKVLSGTTAQRPSAGALLPGVIYFDTDLGKSIVWNGATWNIPESSPQQIINNNAIPDVSTLTSSYLNTSYPDAVIQSSVLFTNITGTPGSVAVCTKFNTTTWYLSFCNKI; this comes from the coding sequence ATGCAAAATTTATCAGATGCATCATACGTGAATATACTTTCCTTTGGTGCAGTAGGAGATGATAGTACAGACTGCACAACCGCCATCGCTACGGCACTGGATACAATCGGCCAATCAGATGGAGGCGTGATTTATTTCCCTCCCGGAATCTATATCGTCAGTGAAAGTATCAAGATACTGTTTGACAACATCAAATTAGTGGGGGATGACAAACACACCACCATCATAAAATATACCTATCAACAGGTGATAAGAGATGCCAACTATGTAAGTGAAAAAAACAATAGCTTGTTTGTAACAGCTGACAATGGGTATATTAATAATTTCAGCATCGTCAATATATCCCTACAATATGCCGGTGACTATGACATTAAAAATCCGGATGCTTATTATTCACACGGATACGGGGCTATTTGCGGCATCTTTATCAAACGGGTCAATAATTTATTGTTAGATAACATTCAGGTATCCGGTTTTAACAGATCGGGACTGCTATTTGATGAAATAAATATGCCTCCCAACTATGGTGATTCTACAAATGTTAAAATCACCGGTTCAATATTCAGAGATTGTCATTATGCCAATGTTGAAGTCAGGAACGTAGATGGCTTTCTGTTCAACAACAACTTTGTATATAACGCGGGCAGCAACTTACCGGAAAACATGCTGGGAGTAACCGGCTACGGTTTAACTTTTGAAACATATAATCTTAACTACTCCAGGAATATTGTTATTACGAATAACAAGTTTTACCGGAATTCGAGAAAAGGAGTGGACAGCCACGGGGCCGATAATATCATTGTGGATGCAAATATTTTCAGTGAGAACGGATCTGTAGACATTGGCTTGTATATCAAAACAGGCAGCGTTGTTATTTCAAATAACATCCTGGAAAAACATGGCATTATCCCCATTATTTCCGGCAAGCCCACTACTTTATTTGCAGCAATTGAATTATCCCACAATTCAGATACTGTTACAGACAGCAGCGTTAGTTATAACATCAAGGTTGCGAATAACATCATTAAAGATATTGACGTAAAATCAGGTCTTCCCTTTAACGCGATCGTTTGTTTTGCTGATGTCAAAAAACTGCACCTTAATCTGACCAATAATACTATTGCTGCAAAGAACCTGGATAGGGTTGTCCAGATAAAGAAAAGCACCCCAGACACCGGAGATAATTATGAAAACACATTATTAATCGATGGTAATATCATTACGGTAGAAGAATACTGCAGAATAGCCGGTTTTGAAATACAGGGGATAGAAAAGGCCACCATACTGAATAATGCCGTCCACATCAACAAGCAGGGCGTCCGGTTGGACGGGCAGACATCTCCCGGCAATAATCCGTTTCTGTTCCTTGATATCAACTCCAATGGGGTCAAACAGCTGATCTTTAATGCCAACAATGTAAAAGGGAATAGCTGGAATGGCCAACCATTTGCGACCGTTCCTGATGCTGTTTTTGTTCCTGTCACTGATTTATCCAATGGCACAACGCTGGTCAAGGATCAAAAAATGATCATAGATACGAACTGGTTAAATACGGATAAAAGAGCTGTCATCACCAGTACCGAATCTTATGGCCTCACAGGAAATGCTTATCAGAATAATGTATTCCGGGTATTAAATCCGCCTACAGGAACCATCAGGTATACCGCAGCAGCTGTTCCGGGAGCAATTGCTATAAGGCTACCTAATCCTATCCTGAATGCAGGATTAACGGATGATAAGTTTATACAAATACAGTTTAGTGTATTTAATAATTCCGGAGATGCCAATTATGCCAATAATGGAATGACCGTTAAAGTTTCCGGAAGGCTGTTCAAAAATACGGGAACAGACCCTGATTGGCGTTCTCCGCAAGTTGCGATTGTAGACCAATCAAGAGATTTTATAAAAAGAACCATACGGTTTGCATATGATACAAACGGATATCCATATATACTTTTAGGCAATGATACAGACTCATGGAATGCCCCATTTATTTCGATTGACAGTGTATCGCTAACATTAGGCACCGAGCAGGCCGCTATTTATAAAACCGGGTATGTAGTTACTATCCTGAGTAACACGACAGCGCTTCTCATAAAGAGAACGGTAGAAGTGATGCCTAATCAAAAAGTGCTGTCAGGAACAACTGCACAAAGACCTTCGGCAGGTGCACTCCTTCCGGGAGTAATATACTTTGATACCGATTTGGGCAAATCTATTGTTTGGAATGGCGCCACCTGGAATATTCCGGAAAGTAGTCCTCAGCAGATTATTAACAACAATGCAATCCCTGACGTATCAACGCTTACCAGCTCGTATTTAAATACCAGCTATCCGGATGCGGTTATTCAAAGCAGTGTGTTGTTTACAAATATTACCGGCACGCCTGGCAGCGTTGCGGTATGTACCAAGTTTAATACAACCACCTGGTATCTGTCTTTCTGCAACAAAATATAA
- a CDS encoding alpha-L-fucosidase: MKYKHIMNRWALTLLLSAAAGKISAQEAGGLITNAQEPEALRDARMEWFRDAHFGMFVHWGLYSAAEGVWDGKNYDGCVEWIQNMANVPADVYEARLKPLFKPKKGFAREWAKTAKDAGCRYVIFTSRHHEGFALHDSKTTTFDGMDFTGRDLFKEIVTALHEQGLRVGVYFSMIDWHHPDAYVEHGMPAPAGVKNAGRDNAKYVKYMHDQAEEMFSNYGPIDIVWWDYSSTEIQGEKWGARDLVAMVKKHHPNIIMNNRLYAFEHNTEYTRAHGDLVTPEQFIPETGFKGMDWESCMTLNGTWGYSRNNHNWHTSQELVRNMVDIVSKGGNYLLNVGPMFDGTIPEKSVELMHSVGNWMRINGASIYGSRANAIGKVAWGRITTKPDQFFLHIFDWPENNRLLVPFAPEAGSKPRAWFLADTGRTLLPVEINERGIYIDVRNQQFKDDHSTVIVLETTGKSLSSLGTFQEDDGTFTLAAGDANLKDGIALSAGPKAYLHSWMKQESAVQWNMNVKQPGKYKVILQYACTNESAGSAIQVVAGKTTLKGTVKSTDDSWGAFKDWEIGVVNLPAKGPQSIQINALTKPGLGVMNLRNVRLVPVKK, translated from the coding sequence ATGAAGTATAAGCATATAATGAACAGATGGGCGCTGACCTTGTTACTGTCTGCTGCGGCAGGAAAAATCAGTGCACAGGAAGCGGGTGGACTTATTACTAATGCACAGGAGCCGGAAGCGCTGCGGGATGCCCGTATGGAATGGTTCCGCGATGCCCACTTTGGGATGTTCGTACACTGGGGGTTATATAGTGCGGCAGAAGGAGTTTGGGATGGAAAAAATTATGATGGCTGCGTAGAATGGATACAGAATATGGCCAACGTGCCGGCTGATGTATATGAAGCCCGCCTGAAACCATTGTTCAAACCCAAAAAGGGTTTTGCCAGAGAATGGGCTAAAACCGCTAAGGATGCTGGCTGCCGCTATGTAATCTTTACCAGCAGGCACCACGAAGGTTTTGCTTTGCATGATAGTAAAACCACCACCTTTGATGGCATGGATTTTACCGGCAGGGACCTGTTTAAGGAAATTGTAACAGCACTGCATGAACAGGGACTACGGGTAGGGGTGTACTTTTCTATGATCGACTGGCACCATCCGGATGCTTATGTGGAACATGGTATGCCTGCTCCGGCTGGCGTAAAAAATGCAGGTCGTGATAATGCAAAATACGTAAAGTACATGCATGATCAGGCGGAAGAAATGTTCTCCAACTACGGCCCTATCGATATCGTATGGTGGGATTACAGCTCTACCGAAATACAGGGGGAGAAATGGGGTGCCCGCGACCTGGTGGCGATGGTGAAAAAACATCACCCCAATATTATCATGAACAACCGCCTCTACGCTTTTGAACATAACACCGAGTACACCCGGGCGCATGGCGACCTGGTAACGCCGGAACAGTTTATCCCGGAAACGGGCTTCAAAGGAATGGACTGGGAGTCCTGTATGACCCTCAATGGTACCTGGGGCTACAGCCGTAATAACCACAACTGGCATACGTCGCAGGAACTGGTGCGCAACATGGTGGATATTGTGTCCAAGGGGGGCAACTACCTGCTGAACGTAGGACCTATGTTCGACGGTACCATCCCTGAAAAGAGTGTGGAGCTGATGCATAGCGTGGGCAACTGGATGCGCATAAACGGAGCATCTATCTATGGCTCCCGCGCTAATGCGATCGGAAAAGTAGCCTGGGGACGGATCACTACCAAACCGGATCAGTTCTTCCTGCATATTTTTGACTGGCCGGAAAATAACCGCCTGCTGGTACCTTTTGCACCGGAGGCGGGATCAAAGCCCCGTGCCTGGTTCCTGGCAGATACTGGCCGTACATTGCTGCCCGTGGAAATAAACGAACGGGGTATTTATATTGATGTGCGCAATCAACAGTTTAAGGATGATCATAGCACAGTGATCGTACTGGAAACTACCGGCAAATCATTATCATCACTGGGCACCTTCCAGGAGGATGATGGTACCTTTACCCTTGCAGCAGGGGATGCTAACCTGAAAGATGGTATTGCCCTCTCTGCAGGTCCTAAAGCCTACCTCCATAGCTGGATGAAACAGGAGAGCGCCGTGCAATGGAATATGAATGTAAAACAACCCGGCAAATACAAAGTGATCCTGCAATATGCCTGTACCAATGAATCTGCCGGATCAGCGATCCAGGTAGTAGCTGGTAAGACTACGTTGAAAGGAACCGTAAAAAGCACGGACGACAGCTGGGGCGCTTTTAAAGATTGGGAAATAGGTGTGGTCAATTTACCTGCCAAAGGGCCACAGTCAATACAGATAAATGCTTTAACAAAACCTGGTCTGGGTGTGATGAATCTCAGAAATGTGCGGCTGGTGCCGGTAAAAAAATAG
- a CDS encoding beta-propeller domain-containing protein, which produces MITHFYSRVILACFILLCAVTACKKDNAFQHNAGAPITITRILPETGGKGTDVLISGTNFSEDKTTITVTLNGVACEVVGANATSILIKIPAKAGSGPIAVTISDKKVASEASFRYISSKRVITLAGSGDLGYQDSPDSLASKFYFYDQPGLTVDADGNLFVTDDGNHIIRKVSAQGVTTTSSGTKSSGGYVNGKGAEVRFNLPTDIDRDEAGNMYVADRWNSAIRKIAPDGTVSTLAAIGDPTGVGVDKKTGNIYAACPGYKNLYQIKPDGSLLQIPVTFDTPVDVAVDSHGNLLVVDYGASTIEKITAGTWQKTTLAGTRGKYGLVNGAGGSAEFNGATGIVIDRNDNVYIADRSNHCIRFIDAATNEVSTLAGSSESGYQDGEDINARFNYPAQLALDKVGNLYVTDRNNRRIRKVIIE; this is translated from the coding sequence ATGATCACTCACTTTTATAGCCGGGTTATCCTGGCATGCTTTATACTTTTGTGCGCTGTAACCGCCTGTAAAAAGGACAACGCCTTCCAGCACAATGCCGGTGCTCCCATTACCATTACCCGGATATTACCGGAAACAGGCGGCAAGGGTACGGATGTGCTGATTTCCGGTACCAACTTCAGCGAAGACAAAACAACGATTACGGTTACACTGAATGGCGTGGCCTGTGAAGTAGTAGGCGCCAATGCCACCAGTATCCTTATCAAAATACCGGCGAAAGCAGGCTCCGGGCCAATAGCTGTAACGATTAGCGATAAGAAGGTAGCCAGTGAGGCTTCCTTCAGATATATCTCTTCTAAAAGGGTGATCACGCTGGCGGGCTCCGGCGACCTGGGCTACCAGGACAGCCCCGACTCGCTGGCATCGAAATTTTACTTTTATGATCAGCCGGGATTAACGGTAGATGCAGACGGTAATCTCTTCGTTACGGATGATGGGAATCATATTATCCGCAAGGTGAGTGCACAGGGCGTCACTACTACCTCTTCCGGTACTAAAAGCAGTGGCGGATACGTAAACGGCAAAGGGGCCGAAGTACGCTTTAACCTGCCTACAGATATTGACCGCGATGAGGCGGGCAACATGTACGTAGCTGACCGCTGGAACTCCGCCATCCGTAAAATTGCACCGGATGGTACCGTATCTACACTGGCTGCAATAGGTGACCCTACGGGAGTGGGGGTAGACAAAAAAACAGGGAATATTTATGCAGCCTGCCCGGGATATAAAAACCTGTACCAGATAAAACCGGATGGCTCCCTGCTGCAAATACCCGTTACGTTTGATACACCTGTGGACGTGGCAGTGGATAGTCATGGTAACCTGCTCGTGGTGGATTATGGCGCTTCTACGATTGAAAAGATCACCGCGGGTACCTGGCAAAAAACGACGCTGGCAGGTACACGTGGTAAATATGGGTTGGTAAATGGTGCTGGGGGGAGTGCTGAGTTCAACGGTGCTACCGGTATTGTTATAGACCGCAACGACAATGTTTATATCGCCGACAGAAGTAATCATTGTATCCGCTTTATTGATGCTGCTACCAACGAAGTGAGCACACTGGCAGGCAGCAGTGAATCCGGCTATCAAGACGGGGAAGATATCAATGCAAGGTTTAACTACCCCGCGCAACTAGCCCTGGATAAAGTAGGAAACCTCTATGTAACCGACAGAAACAACCGCCGGATCAGAAAAGTAATTATTGAATAA